The following are encoded in a window of Drosophila simulans strain w501 chromosome 3L, Prin_Dsim_3.1, whole genome shotgun sequence genomic DNA:
- the LOC6736813 gene encoding uncharacterized protein LOC6736813 gives MEVQRNSANHRRGARPSVGYLLFQYQSELTRRHAEPTRLSRTKIHIIDGLVSRTIRHMKHCSMEDLKACKRELVYKEQLRDQLKNMRRKRSSSANKIEVSANTSAPVVSVKAPSTPPKPRSSTGEFSKMDIFGPEIFV, from the coding sequence ATGGAAGTCCAACGTAACAGCGCCAACCACCGACGCGGAGCTCGTCCGAGCGTGGGCTATCTACTTTTCCAGTACCAGAGCGAGCTGACCCGCCGTCATGCGGAACCCACGCGGCTGTCCCGCACCAAGATCCACATAATCGATGGCCTGGTGTCCCGCACCATCCGCCACATGAAGCACTGCAGCATGGAGGACCTGAAAGCCTGCAAGAGGGAGCTCGTCTACAAGGAGCAGCTGCGCGATCAGCTCAAGAACATGCGACGCAAgcgctcctcctccgccaacAAAATCGAAGTTAGTGCCAACACATCCGCCCCCGTTGTGAGTGTCAAGGCGCCAAGCACTCCACCGAAACCCCGATCCTCCACAGGAGAGTTCTCCAAGATGGACATCTTCGGACCAGAGATCTTCGTTTAA
- the LOC27206280 gene encoding uncharacterized protein LOC27206280, with translation MEQEKMLKPTVTYHLFLYRVELARRNARQLRLSRTKIEITDELISNTVRNLKTCSLDDLKAVNRELLFKRKLRSNVSKLKKEAMRQQRQENHDNSAKQD, from the coding sequence ATGGAGCAGGAAAAGATGCTGAAGCCCACTGTCACCTATCATCTGTTCCTGTACCGCGTCGAGTTGGCCCGTCGGAATGCCCGGCAGCTGCGGCTTTCCCGCACCAAAATCGAGATCACGGACGAGCTCATCTCCAATACGGTGCGCAATCTGAAGACGTGCAGCTTGGACGACCTGAAGGCGGTCAACCGGGAGCTTCTGTTCAAGCGGAAACTGCGGAGCAACGTGTCCAAGCTGAAAAAGGAGGCCATGCGGCAGCAGCGCCAAGAGAACCACGACAACTCAGCGAAACAGGATTAG